A single window of Chloracidobacterium sp. DNA harbors:
- a CDS encoding sigma-70 family RNA polymerase sigma factor, which translates to MTQAILHRIASGDRAAVQECLTKYGGLVWSIARKMLRNSDDAEDAVQEIFVDIWKNAGRFDEAQASETTFIAMIARRRIIDRIRYATRRISADSLDDVLLEPFNRSDKDMQMSVEANEAAEAMRKLRPEQQQVLRLSIIQGMSHQEISDATGMPIGTVKTHARRGLMQVRENLGLGNAERLKGVSV; encoded by the coding sequence GTGACTCAAGCAATACTACATCGCATAGCATCGGGTGACCGTGCCGCCGTTCAGGAATGCCTGACAAAATATGGCGGATTGGTTTGGTCGATCGCAAGAAAAATGTTGCGTAATTCGGATGATGCCGAAGATGCCGTACAGGAGATCTTTGTCGACATCTGGAAAAACGCCGGTCGTTTTGACGAAGCTCAGGCGTCGGAAACGACGTTTATCGCAATGATCGCCCGCCGTCGAATAATCGATCGTATCAGATACGCGACTAGACGGATCTCGGCGGATTCATTGGACGATGTCCTGCTCGAACCGTTTAACCGGTCTGATAAGGATATGCAGATGAGCGTAGAAGCTAATGAAGCTGCCGAGGCTATGCGTAAGCTGAGGCCCGAACAGCAGCAGGTTTTACGTCTTTCGATCATTCAGGGAATGTCGCATCAGGAAATATCTGATGCCACCGGTATGCCGATAGGTACTGTCAAGACCCACGCTCGACGTGGATTAATGCAGGTCAGGGAGAATTTGGGATTAGGTAATGCGGAACGCTTAAAGGGGGTGTCGGTATGA